One Panicum virgatum strain AP13 chromosome 9K, P.virgatum_v5, whole genome shotgun sequence genomic region harbors:
- the LOC120648980 gene encoding uncharacterized protein LOC120648980 translates to MADLDAAGGGAVNTVTGYLKSIEPLNGTNYPSWYKDVQVAIAVCEYDLALRQDKPAEPADPNGDRTAIEKWERSDRMANMIIKNTITPAICGAIPDKDQDGNELSAKAYLAKVEENFKSSSKTYASTLIMKMLTSQYDGQSGIREHIMSMCDMANKLKTLDMAISDVQSLQNKLQHSEGDLEHG, encoded by the exons ATGGCTgacctcgacgccgccggcggcggcgctg tgaacacTGTGACGGGCTACCTGAAGTCCATTGAGCCCCTGAATGGCACTAACTATCCAAGCTGGTATAAAGATGTTCAGGTGGCCATTGCTGTGTGTGAGTATGATCTCGCCTTACGTCAAGACAAGCCAGCAGAGCCCGCTGATCCCAATGGTGATCGTACTGCCATTGAGAAGTGGGAGAGATCAGACAGGATGGCCAACATGATCATTAAGAACACGATCACACCGGCCATCTGTGGTGCTATTCCTGATAAGGACCAGGATGGTAATGAGCTGAGCGCCAAGGCATACCTTGCCAAGGTGGAGGAGAACTTTAAGAGTTCTTCCAAGACTTATGCTAGCACCCTGATCATGAAGATGCTGACTTCACAGTATGATGGGCAAAGTGGAATCAGGGAGCACATTATGagcatgtgtgacatggcaaatAAGCTGAAGACACTGGATATGGCTATCTCTGATG TACAGTCCCTTCAAAATAAGCTACAACACTCAGAAGGCGACTTGGAGCATGGCTGA